The following are encoded together in the Streptomyces sp. NBC_01465 genome:
- a CDS encoding LysR family transcriptional regulator translates to MLDLARLRALHAISVHGSVAAAATALGYTPSAVSQQITKLERETRTTLLERRGRGIALTEEAVQLAATAQELLAIVERAETTLEEQRGEPAGRLSIAAFASSARGLLPGVLAQLAADHPGLTARLSEVDPHLSIGLVARGVVDLAVAHDWDIAPLPTPEGVEQAVIGDDPCDLLVPAAHPLAGRKSVRREELAGEVWVCQPPGRVCHDWLVRTLRAIGEEPDIAHTAEENHTIVALVAAGLGIAVVPRLGRGPVPEGAVAVPLDPLPVRRLYALWRTGAARRPAITETVRALQEHWAR, encoded by the coding sequence GTGCTCGATCTCGCCCGGCTGCGCGCGCTGCACGCCATCTCCGTCCACGGTTCGGTCGCCGCCGCCGCGACCGCCCTCGGCTACACCCCCTCCGCCGTCTCGCAGCAGATCACCAAGCTGGAGCGCGAGACCCGCACCACCCTCCTGGAGCGCCGCGGCCGGGGCATCGCCCTGACCGAGGAGGCGGTCCAGCTGGCCGCCACCGCGCAGGAGCTCCTCGCCATCGTCGAACGCGCCGAGACGACCCTGGAGGAGCAGCGCGGGGAGCCCGCCGGCCGGCTCTCCATCGCCGCCTTCGCCTCCTCCGCGCGCGGGCTGCTCCCCGGCGTACTGGCCCAACTCGCCGCCGATCACCCCGGGTTGACCGCCCGCCTCAGCGAGGTCGATCCGCATCTCTCGATCGGTCTCGTCGCACGCGGCGTCGTCGACCTCGCCGTCGCGCACGACTGGGACATCGCCCCGCTGCCGACCCCCGAGGGCGTCGAGCAGGCGGTGATCGGCGACGACCCCTGCGATCTGCTCGTACCGGCCGCCCATCCGCTGGCCGGGCGGAAGTCCGTACGGCGCGAGGAACTCGCCGGGGAGGTCTGGGTCTGCCAGCCGCCGGGGCGGGTCTGCCACGACTGGCTCGTACGGACGCTGCGCGCGATCGGCGAGGAGCCGGACATCGCGCACACCGCCGAGGAGAACCACACCATCGTCGCCCTCGTCGCGGCCGGGCTCGGGATCGCGGTGGTGCCCCGGCTGGGGCGCGGTCCAGTGCCGGAGGGGGCCGTCGCCGTACCGCTGGATCCGCTTCCGGTGCGGCGGCTGTACGCCCTCTGGCGTACCGGGGCGGCGCGGCGGCCCGCGATCACGGAGACCGTTCGGGCCCTCCAGGAGCACTGGGCCCGCTAG
- a CDS encoding AfsR/SARP family transcriptional regulator produces MGSGSRLRLSVLGPVRAWRDGVRLPLGPVRQQAVLAALALRPGLLVSREQLLDAVWGDRPPQSGHKVLPSHVYGLRKSLDETGAGPAESLIRGERGGYRFVRDGVRLDVADLADRVESARRMKAADDTAGAAGQLLEALGLFDGEPLAGLPGPYAEAERQRLLQRLRTVRIERIDCLVLLGRHAEALEELVAPSASDPYDESLLALRMRALYGSERQAEALTAYEEMRSRLRDELGVDPGEELRRVYESVLRQDGVAPAGSAPPPSAHATDAAPSPAELPHITRGFAGRFDELAHLDGLLTPTRAQGQANTVVISAIGGAAGIGKTALAVHWAHQVRDRFPDGQLYVNLHGFDHERPPLTPGEVLELLLRSLGFEASQIPADGEAQARAYRTLTDGRRLLVLLDNAASAEQVRPLLPGSPSCCVVVTSRNRLGDLVARDGARALALDVLLPDEARALLVEALGADRLTAQPDAADELIRLCGGLPLALRVAAARLAGDPGFGVADLVGEMSEGSRLEALALDEDANSPLRVAFSVSYGFLAPEAQRLFRLLGLFPGPEFTAPVAAALLDIEPTQARRLLGALAAAHLIDHGATGRYRFHDLLREYARECARAEEAEADREAALKRVLIWYVHATRAAAGTWFFPELPDSLDGGEQRGLPTAAEARAWLEAERANLLAVINHASLHGPHAVAGYLVSSLLGYFWLHLSRATWRSLAQTALEATMAADDLHTQAVMHSILGITQWDQGQPRRAAEHCTRVLEIGRELHWPAAEAMALGVSGYVDWSTARLDRAYERLTAGLRITDEIGNRYFEAFGLLGLGMTARDLGRLHEAAGHLELVISRNAKVSWWDDSLALQVLGGVYWELGRLADGLYVLGPKVTADDGGGYRSGRAMMLDAAAKIKVELGRHEEALALTERACDMFGDPERPWIHSGILNTVASAHRSLSRFDTSLQADQEALALARTSRSRRAEADSLLGLALTHERLGRPEDARRPADEALRLARAYGFRVVEGQALTVLSAVALSESAYAKAVTLGEASLTAHRETGHRLGEARALTVLARALGPSDGAAADRLRQQASAIYSGAGIPAEVYEGGLGHST; encoded by the coding sequence GTGGGCTCGGGATCTCGGCTGCGGCTCTCGGTCCTCGGGCCGGTGCGGGCCTGGCGCGACGGTGTGCGGCTGCCCCTCGGACCGGTCCGGCAGCAGGCGGTGCTTGCCGCGCTCGCGCTGCGTCCGGGCCTTCTGGTGAGTCGTGAGCAACTGCTCGACGCGGTCTGGGGTGACAGGCCGCCGCAGTCGGGCCACAAAGTGCTGCCCAGCCACGTGTACGGGTTGCGCAAGTCGCTCGACGAGACAGGTGCCGGGCCCGCCGAGTCGCTGATCCGCGGCGAGCGCGGGGGCTACCGGTTCGTCCGGGACGGGGTGCGCCTCGATGTGGCCGATCTCGCCGACCGGGTCGAGAGCGCCCGGCGTATGAAGGCGGCCGACGACACGGCCGGCGCGGCGGGTCAACTGCTGGAGGCACTCGGCCTGTTCGACGGCGAACCGCTGGCCGGACTGCCCGGACCGTACGCCGAAGCCGAAAGGCAGCGGCTCCTGCAGCGCCTGCGTACGGTCCGCATCGAGCGGATCGACTGCCTGGTGCTGCTCGGCCGCCACGCCGAGGCCCTCGAGGAACTCGTCGCGCCGTCCGCCTCCGATCCGTACGACGAGTCACTGCTCGCTCTGCGCATGCGGGCGCTGTACGGCAGTGAGCGGCAGGCCGAGGCGCTCACCGCGTACGAGGAGATGCGCTCACGGCTGCGTGACGAACTCGGCGTCGATCCGGGCGAGGAGCTCCGCCGGGTGTACGAGTCGGTGCTGCGCCAGGACGGCGTTGCCCCCGCCGGCTCGGCCCCGCCCCCGTCGGCACACGCAACGGATGCCGCACCCTCCCCGGCGGAACTCCCGCACATCACCCGGGGGTTCGCGGGCCGCTTCGACGAACTCGCCCATCTGGACGGCCTGTTGACGCCGACACGAGCCCAAGGGCAGGCGAACACCGTGGTGATCTCCGCCATTGGAGGTGCTGCAGGCATCGGCAAGACGGCCCTCGCCGTGCACTGGGCGCACCAGGTCCGTGACCGTTTCCCCGACGGCCAGCTGTATGTGAATCTGCACGGATTCGACCACGAGCGGCCGCCGCTCACGCCCGGCGAAGTCCTCGAACTGCTGCTGCGCAGCCTGGGATTCGAGGCGTCGCAGATACCGGCGGACGGCGAGGCGCAGGCACGCGCGTACCGGACCCTGACCGATGGCCGGCGGCTGCTCGTACTGCTGGACAACGCGGCCTCCGCCGAGCAGGTGCGCCCGCTGCTGCCGGGCAGCCCGTCCTGCTGCGTCGTCGTCACCAGCCGCAACCGGCTCGGCGACCTCGTGGCCCGCGACGGAGCACGCGCCCTGGCGCTGGACGTCCTGCTGCCGGACGAGGCTCGCGCGCTGCTCGTCGAGGCACTCGGCGCGGACCGGCTGACCGCGCAGCCGGACGCGGCCGACGAACTGATACGGCTGTGCGGCGGCCTGCCGCTGGCGCTGCGCGTGGCCGCCGCACGACTTGCCGGTGATCCGGGGTTCGGTGTGGCCGATCTGGTCGGCGAGATGTCCGAGGGCAGCCGCCTGGAAGCGCTCGCTCTGGACGAAGACGCGAACTCCCCGCTGCGGGTGGCCTTTTCGGTGTCGTACGGATTCCTGGCCCCTGAGGCGCAGCGGCTCTTTCGGCTGCTCGGCCTGTTTCCCGGTCCGGAGTTCACCGCGCCGGTTGCGGCGGCTCTGCTCGACATCGAGCCGACGCAGGCCCGGCGGCTGCTCGGGGCGCTCGCCGCGGCCCATCTCATCGACCACGGGGCGACGGGCCGCTACCGGTTCCACGACCTCCTGCGGGAGTACGCGCGGGAGTGCGCACGGGCGGAGGAGGCGGAGGCGGACCGAGAAGCCGCGTTGAAACGCGTCCTGATCTGGTACGTACACGCCACCCGGGCCGCCGCAGGCACGTGGTTCTTCCCGGAGCTGCCCGACAGCCTCGACGGGGGCGAGCAGCGGGGCCTGCCGACCGCAGCCGAGGCCAGAGCATGGCTGGAGGCGGAGCGGGCCAATCTGCTCGCAGTGATCAATCACGCAAGTCTTCACGGCCCGCACGCCGTCGCCGGATATCTGGTCTCCAGCCTGCTCGGCTACTTCTGGCTCCATCTGTCGCGGGCGACCTGGAGGTCCCTCGCGCAGACGGCACTGGAAGCGACCATGGCTGCGGACGACCTGCACACCCAGGCCGTCATGCACAGCATCCTCGGCATCACCCAGTGGGACCAAGGGCAGCCCCGGCGCGCGGCGGAGCACTGCACACGCGTGCTGGAGATTGGCCGGGAACTCCACTGGCCGGCAGCGGAGGCCATGGCTCTCGGCGTCAGCGGCTATGTGGACTGGAGCACGGCCCGCCTCGACCGTGCGTACGAGCGTCTTACTGCGGGCCTTCGGATCACCGACGAGATCGGGAACCGCTACTTCGAGGCCTTCGGTCTGCTCGGGCTCGGGATGACCGCCCGGGATCTGGGCCGATTGCACGAGGCCGCCGGCCATCTGGAACTGGTCATCAGCCGTAACGCAAAGGTGAGTTGGTGGGACGACAGCCTGGCGTTGCAGGTTCTGGGCGGAGTCTACTGGGAGCTCGGCCGTCTCGCCGACGGCCTGTACGTCCTCGGCCCCAAGGTGACCGCAGACGACGGGGGCGGGTATCGCAGCGGCCGCGCGATGATGCTCGACGCCGCTGCGAAGATCAAGGTCGAACTCGGCCGTCACGAGGAGGCGCTGGCGCTGACGGAGCGGGCCTGCGACATGTTCGGCGACCCCGAGCGCCCGTGGATCCACTCCGGCATCCTCAATACCGTCGCGAGCGCTCACCGCAGTCTGTCCCGCTTCGACACATCCCTGCAGGCCGACCAAGAGGCCCTTGCACTGGCCCGTACGTCGCGCTCCCGACGCGCCGAGGCGGACAGTCTCCTGGGTCTCGCCCTCACCCACGAGCGCCTCGGCCGCCCCGAGGACGCCCGCCGCCCGGCCGACGAGGCGCTGCGGCTGGCCCGTGCGTACGGCTTCCGTGTGGTGGAGGGCCAGGCCCTGACCGTCCTGAGCGCCGTGGCGCTGTCTGAGTCGGCGTACGCCAAGGCCGTCACCCTGGGCGAGGCCTCCCTGACGGCACACCGTGAGACCGGCCACCGCCTGGGCGAAGCCCGCGCCTTGACCGTCCTCGCCCGCGCACTGGGGCCGAGCGACGGCGCCGCCGCCGACCGCCTGCGGCAGCAGGCGTCGGCGATCTACTCGGGTGCGGGCATCCCGGCGGAGGTGTACGAGGGAGGCTTGGGCCACTCGACGTGA
- a CDS encoding bifunctional helix-turn-helix transcriptional regulator/GNAT family N-acetyltransferase yields the protein MPVHEIRAFNRFYTNLIGALDYSKHLYTPYTLTESRVLYELAHAPRTDAADLRAELSLDAGYLSRLLAKFERDGLVERAPSALDSRRQRITLTPSGREAAALLDERSREAVSTMLSRVDPAERDRLTESLRSVRDILQRSRGIDAARPALRDPGPGDLGWIVQRHGALYAAEFGWNADFEGLVARIVADFTQDHDPHLERVWIAELDGRPVGGVMCVRDDAPGTARLRLLLVEPSARGHGVGRQLVDAVVEFAREVGYRELVLWTNDVLASARRIYQGAGFTLVAEKPHRSYGADLVGQDWRLSLQEGTVR from the coding sequence ATGCCCGTACATGAGATCCGCGCGTTCAACCGCTTCTACACCAACCTCATCGGCGCGCTCGACTACAGCAAGCACCTCTACACCCCGTACACGCTCACCGAGTCCCGCGTCCTCTACGAGCTCGCCCACGCGCCCCGCACCGACGCGGCCGACCTCCGGGCCGAACTCTCCCTTGACGCCGGGTACTTGAGCCGACTCCTCGCCAAGTTCGAGCGTGACGGACTGGTCGAGCGGGCGCCCTCCGCGCTCGATTCGCGGCGCCAGCGCATCACGCTCACCCCGAGCGGGCGCGAGGCCGCTGCGCTGCTCGACGAGCGCTCGCGCGAAGCCGTCTCCACGATGCTCTCCCGGGTCGATCCCGCCGAACGGGACCGACTCACGGAGTCCCTGCGGTCCGTACGCGACATCCTGCAGCGGAGCCGCGGAATCGACGCCGCCCGGCCCGCTCTGCGCGATCCCGGACCCGGCGATCTGGGGTGGATCGTGCAGCGGCACGGGGCCCTGTACGCCGCCGAGTTCGGGTGGAACGCCGACTTCGAGGGGCTCGTCGCCCGGATCGTCGCCGACTTCACCCAGGACCACGACCCGCATCTGGAACGGGTCTGGATCGCCGAGCTCGACGGGCGCCCGGTCGGCGGTGTGATGTGCGTACGCGACGATGCGCCCGGGACCGCCCGGCTGCGGCTGCTGCTCGTCGAGCCGTCGGCGCGCGGGCACGGCGTCGGACGCCAACTCGTGGACGCCGTCGTCGAGTTCGCCCGCGAAGTGGGATATCGCGAGCTCGTGCTCTGGACCAACGACGTGCTCGCGTCCGCCCGCAGGATCTATCAGGGCGCCGGGTTCACGCTCGTCGCCGAGAAGCCGCACCGCTCCTACGGGGCGGATCTGGTCGGACAGGACTGGCGGCTCAGTCTTCAGGAAGGAACAGTGCGTTGA
- a CDS encoding sugar phosphate isomerase/epimerase family protein: MTVKQLPLPTLVEACVDLGIPGIGLWREPVQNYGVESAAKLVSDAGLTVTTLCRGGFLTAIDATERAAAIADNRKAIDEAATLGTDTLVLVSGGLPAGSKDLHGARERIADAISELAPYAAERGIRLAIEPLHPMYASDRCVISTLTQALDIAERFPADQVGVAVDTYHIWWDDQAPAQVARAGAAGRIHTFQLADWTTPLPEGVLNGRGQIGDGAIDMREWRERVDAAGYTGAIEVELFNDVLWARDGLELLKETADRFVEHAL; encoded by the coding sequence ATGACGGTGAAGCAACTCCCGCTCCCCACCCTGGTGGAGGCCTGCGTCGACCTGGGCATCCCGGGCATCGGCCTCTGGCGCGAGCCGGTCCAGAACTACGGCGTGGAATCGGCGGCGAAGCTGGTCAGCGACGCGGGCCTGACGGTGACGACACTGTGCCGCGGCGGCTTCCTGACGGCGATCGACGCAACGGAACGCGCGGCAGCGATAGCCGACAACCGCAAGGCGATCGACGAGGCGGCCACGCTCGGCACGGACACCCTGGTCCTGGTCTCGGGCGGCCTCCCGGCGGGCTCGAAGGACCTGCACGGAGCGCGGGAGCGGATCGCGGACGCGATCAGCGAACTCGCCCCGTACGCGGCCGAGCGCGGCATCCGCCTGGCGATCGAGCCGCTGCACCCGATGTACGCGTCGGACCGCTGCGTGATCTCCACCCTGACCCAGGCCCTGGACATCGCGGAGCGCTTCCCGGCGGACCAGGTGGGCGTGGCGGTCGACACGTACCACATCTGGTGGGACGACCAGGCTCCGGCGCAGGTGGCGAGGGCGGGTGCGGCGGGCCGCATCCACACCTTCCAACTCGCCGACTGGACAACGCCGTTGCCCGAGGGCGTCCTGAACGGCCGTGGCCAGATCGGCGACGGCGCGATCGACATGCGCGAGTGGCGCGAGCGGGTGGACGCGGCGGGCTACACGGGCGCGATCGAGGTGGAGCTGTTCAACGACGTGCTCTGGGCGAGGGACGGCCTGGAACTCCTGAAGGAGACGGCGGACCGCTTCGTCGAGCACGCGCTGTAA
- a CDS encoding LacI family DNA-binding transcriptional regulator: MTTTLADVAARARVSPATVSRVLNGNYPVAASTRERVLRAVDELDYVLNATASSLAAATSDLVGILVNDIADPFFGIMAGAAQSAIGGQEGTGRGGGEKLAVVCNTGGSPERELTYLTLLQRQRAAAVVLTGGAIEDPEHSAAVLAKLGKLADAGTRVVLCGRPPMEGGGAAVLATLSFDNQGGGRQLTEHLLELGHRRIGYVAGPEERTTTRHRLEGHRKALEAAGIKDDPRLVVHGPYDRQSGYEATRELLDREPGLTAVVAANDTVALGACAAVRERGLRIPEDISVAGFDDLPFSVDAVPALTTVRLPLYDAGAWAGRLAMGTEAPPAGGVAVVRGELMARASTGAPGR; the protein is encoded by the coding sequence ATGACGACGACGCTCGCGGACGTGGCAGCCCGGGCCCGGGTCTCCCCGGCGACGGTCTCCCGGGTCCTGAACGGCAACTACCCGGTCGCCGCCTCCACCCGCGAGCGGGTGCTGCGGGCGGTGGACGAGCTGGACTACGTCCTGAACGCGACGGCGAGCTCCCTGGCCGCCGCCACCTCCGACCTGGTCGGCATCCTCGTCAACGACATCGCCGACCCCTTCTTCGGGATCATGGCGGGCGCCGCCCAGTCGGCGATCGGCGGCCAGGAGGGCACGGGGCGCGGGGGCGGCGAGAAGCTGGCCGTGGTCTGCAACACCGGCGGGTCACCCGAGCGCGAGCTGACGTATCTGACCCTGCTGCAGCGCCAGCGCGCGGCGGCCGTGGTGCTGACGGGCGGGGCGATCGAGGACCCCGAGCACTCGGCCGCGGTCCTGGCCAAGCTGGGGAAGCTCGCGGACGCGGGGACGCGCGTGGTGCTGTGCGGACGGCCGCCGATGGAGGGCGGCGGGGCTGCCGTACTGGCGACGCTGAGCTTCGACAACCAGGGCGGCGGGCGTCAACTCACCGAACACCTGCTGGAGTTGGGGCATCGGCGGATCGGATACGTCGCCGGGCCCGAGGAGCGGACCACCACCCGCCACCGGCTGGAGGGACACCGCAAGGCGCTGGAGGCGGCGGGGATCAAGGACGACCCGCGGCTGGTGGTGCACGGTCCGTACGACCGCCAGTCGGGGTACGAGGCGACGCGCGAACTCCTCGACAGGGAGCCGGGGTTGACGGCGGTCGTCGCCGCCAACGACACCGTGGCCCTGGGCGCGTGCGCGGCGGTGCGCGAGCGGGGGCTGCGGATCCCCGAGGACATCTCGGTGGCGGGCTTCGACGACCTGCCGTTCTCGGTCGACGCGGTGCCGGCGCTCACGACCGTACGACTGCCGCTGTACGACGCCGGGGCCTGGGCCGGCCGCCTCGCGATGGGCACGGAGGCACCGCCCGCGGGCGGGGTCGCGGTGGTCCGGGGCGAGTTGATGGCGCGGGCGTCCACGGGGGCGCCGGGGCGGTGA
- a CDS encoding EamA family transporter produces MRPPHIALAVLVTAVWGVNFVVIDIGLAHFPPLLFSALRFLVAALPAVFFVGRPKVAWKWVLGVGLALGVGKFGLLFIGMDQGMGAGLPSLVLQVQAVFTALFAAAALGERLPRVRVLGMAIALAGIGVAAVGEGVDGAVLGFVLVVAAAAFWGISNVLTRKAAPPDPLNFMVWVSTVPVLPLLALSLLFEGPRADADALAGLDWSGAGTIVFVAWVSTVFGFGAWGYLLRHHPANSVAPFTLLVPVFGMSSAALFLDERLTALDWCAAALLVGGVALASRTAQPSLARSTAPGARAPLPASPAAPPPADTTASRTPSTASPQGSRS; encoded by the coding sequence ATGCGCCCACCGCACATCGCCCTCGCCGTCCTGGTCACCGCCGTCTGGGGAGTCAACTTCGTCGTCATCGACATCGGCCTCGCCCACTTCCCGCCGCTGCTCTTCTCGGCCCTGCGCTTCCTGGTCGCGGCGCTGCCCGCGGTCTTCTTCGTAGGACGCCCCAAGGTCGCCTGGAAGTGGGTCCTGGGGGTCGGACTCGCCCTGGGCGTCGGCAAGTTCGGGCTGCTCTTCATCGGCATGGACCAGGGGATGGGGGCCGGTCTGCCGTCCCTCGTGCTGCAGGTCCAAGCGGTCTTCACAGCGCTCTTCGCCGCGGCCGCGCTCGGCGAGAGGCTGCCGCGCGTACGGGTGCTCGGCATGGCGATCGCACTCGCCGGCATCGGAGTCGCGGCGGTCGGCGAAGGGGTCGACGGGGCCGTGCTGGGCTTCGTCCTGGTGGTCGCGGCGGCGGCCTTCTGGGGCATCTCGAACGTACTGACCCGCAAGGCCGCCCCGCCCGACCCGCTCAACTTCATGGTGTGGGTCTCGACCGTGCCCGTACTCCCGCTCCTCGCCCTCTCCCTGCTCTTCGAGGGCCCCCGCGCGGACGCGGACGCCCTGGCGGGGCTCGACTGGAGCGGGGCGGGCACGATCGTCTTCGTCGCCTGGGTCTCCACCGTCTTCGGCTTCGGGGCGTGGGGCTATCTGCTCCGCCACCACCCCGCCAACTCGGTGGCGCCCTTCACGCTCCTGGTCCCGGTCTTCGGGATGTCCTCGGCGGCACTCTTCCTCGACGAGCGCCTGACCGCGCTGGACTGGTGCGCGGCGGCGCTCCTCGTCGGCGGAGTGGCTCTGGCTTCTAGGACTGCACAGCCTTCGCTCGCGCGATCAACCGCTCCAGGTGCTCGCGCCCCGCTGCCAGCATCCCCGGCAGCTCCGCCGCCTGCGGATACCACCGCTTCTCGTACTCCCAGCACAGCCAGCCCTCAGGGTTCTCGGAGCTGA
- a CDS encoding dihydrodipicolinate synthase family protein: MTLLLPRADGTTYSYAPRTAPTAFQPGGAALTSRTVFSAAHVVADPYADISPDSPAAVDWDATLAFRRHLWSHGLGVAEAMDTAQRGMGLDWANAAELIRRSSAEAKAVGGAIACGVGTDQLTPGEATLHDVIEAYEDQLSLVEEQGAQAILMASRALAAAAKTPDDYLEVYGHLLRQCTEPVILHWLGPMFDPALEGYWGSSDLDAATETFLEVIAAHPDKVDGIKVSLLDAQREVDLRRRLPDGVRCYTGDDFNYPELIEGDDRGFSHALLGIFDPLGPVAAEAVRHLDRGDDAAFRDLLDPTVELSRHLFQTPTRFYKTGVVFLAWLAGHQQHFTMVGGLQSARSLPHFAKAYELADGLGLFPDPAVAESRMKSLLNVYGVPQ; encoded by the coding sequence GTGACCCTCCTCCTGCCGCGCGCGGACGGCACGACGTACTCGTACGCCCCGCGCACCGCACCCACCGCCTTCCAGCCGGGAGGCGCCGCGCTCACCTCCCGTACGGTCTTCTCGGCCGCCCACGTCGTCGCCGACCCGTACGCGGACATCTCCCCGGACTCCCCGGCCGCCGTCGACTGGGACGCGACGCTCGCCTTCCGCCGCCACCTGTGGTCGCACGGCCTGGGCGTGGCCGAGGCGATGGACACCGCGCAGCGCGGCATGGGCCTGGACTGGGCGAACGCCGCCGAGCTCATCCGCCGCTCGTCGGCCGAGGCGAAGGCGGTCGGCGGTGCGATCGCCTGCGGCGTCGGCACCGACCAGCTCACGCCCGGCGAGGCGACGCTGCACGACGTGATCGAGGCGTACGAGGACCAGCTGAGCCTCGTCGAGGAGCAGGGCGCCCAGGCGATCCTGATGGCGTCGCGCGCCCTGGCCGCCGCGGCGAAGACGCCCGACGACTACCTGGAGGTGTACGGCCACCTCCTCCGCCAGTGCACCGAGCCGGTGATCCTGCACTGGCTGGGCCCGATGTTCGACCCGGCGCTGGAGGGCTACTGGGGCTCGTCTGACCTGGACGCCGCAACGGAGACGTTCCTCGAAGTCATCGCCGCCCACCCCGACAAGGTCGACGGCATCAAGGTCTCGCTCCTGGACGCCCAGCGCGAGGTCGACCTGCGCCGGCGCTTGCCGGACGGAGTCCGCTGCTACACGGGCGACGACTTCAACTACCCCGAGCTGATCGAGGGCGACGACCGCGGCTTCAGCCACGCGCTGCTCGGCATCTTCGACCCGCTGGGCCCGGTCGCGGCGGAGGCGGTACGCCACCTGGACCGCGGCGACGACGCGGCCTTCCGCGACCTCCTGGACCCGACGGTGGAGCTCTCCCGCCACCTGTTCCAGACCCCAACGCGCTTCTACAAAACGGGAGTTGTGTTCCTGGCGTGGCTCGCGGGCCACCAGCAGCACTTCACCATGGTCGGCGGCCTCCAGTCGGCGCGCTCACTCCCGCACTTCGCGAAGGCGTACGAACTCGCCGACGGCCTGGGCCTGTTCCCGGACCCCGCGGTGGCGGAGTCCCGTATGAAGTCGCTCCTCAACGTGTACGGAGTCCCCCAGTGA
- a CDS encoding Gfo/Idh/MocA family protein, whose translation MTRKTVRIAMNGVTGRMGYRQHLVRSILAIREQGGLDLGDGTVLWPEPVLVGRREHVLKSMAEKHGIEHWSTDLDAVLADPTIDIYFDAQVTSAREEAIRKAIAAGKHIYTEKPTATGLDGALELARLAKAAGIKHGVVQDKLFLPGLLKLKRLIDGGFFGKILSIRGEFGYWVFEGDWQEAQRPSWNYRSEDGGGIVVDMFPHWEYVLHELFGRVTAVQALTATHIPERWDEQGKPYDATADDAAYGIFQLEGGAIAQINSSWTVRVNRDELVEFQVDGTEGSAVAGLRNCRVQHRSSTPKPVWNPDLPVTHSFRDQWQEVPDNTDFDNGFKVQWELFLRHIALDEPYHWDLLAGARGVQLAELGLKSSAEGTRLDVPEIQL comes from the coding sequence GTGACGCGTAAGACAGTGCGGATCGCCATGAACGGTGTCACCGGCCGGATGGGGTACCGCCAGCACCTGGTCCGCTCGATCCTCGCCATCCGTGAGCAGGGCGGCCTCGACCTCGGCGACGGCACGGTCCTGTGGCCCGAGCCGGTCCTGGTCGGCCGCCGCGAGCACGTACTGAAGTCGATGGCCGAGAAGCACGGCATCGAGCACTGGTCGACGGACCTCGACGCGGTCCTCGCCGACCCGACGATCGACATCTACTTCGACGCCCAGGTCACCTCCGCCCGCGAGGAGGCCATCCGCAAGGCCATCGCGGCCGGCAAGCACATCTACACCGAGAAGCCGACCGCCACCGGCCTCGACGGCGCCCTGGAACTGGCGCGCCTGGCGAAGGCGGCCGGGATCAAGCACGGCGTGGTCCAGGACAAGCTCTTCCTCCCCGGCCTCCTCAAGCTGAAGCGCCTCATCGACGGCGGCTTCTTCGGCAAGATCCTCTCCATCCGCGGAGAGTTCGGCTACTGGGTCTTCGAGGGTGACTGGCAGGAGGCGCAGCGCCCGTCCTGGAACTACCGCTCGGAGGACGGCGGCGGCATCGTCGTCGACATGTTCCCGCACTGGGAGTACGTGCTGCACGAGCTCTTCGGCCGCGTCACCGCCGTCCAGGCGCTGACCGCCACGCACATCCCCGAGCGCTGGGACGAGCAGGGCAAGCCGTACGACGCCACGGCCGACGACGCCGCGTACGGGATCTTCCAGCTTGAGGGCGGCGCGATAGCCCAGATCAACTCCTCCTGGACGGTCCGCGTCAACCGCGACGAGCTGGTGGAGTTCCAGGTGGACGGCACCGAGGGCTCGGCAGTGGCGGGCCTCCGCAACTGCCGCGTACAGCACCGCAGTTCCACCCCGAAGCCGGTCTGGAACCCCGACCTCCCGGTCACGCACTCCTTCCGCGACCAGTGGCAGGAAGTCCCGGACAACACGGACTTCGACAACGGCTTCAAGGTCCAGTGGGAGCTCTTCCTCCGTCACATCGCCCTCGACGAGCCCTACCACTGGGACCTCCTCGCCGGCGCGCGCGGCGTCCAGCTCGCCGAGCTCGGCCTGAAGTCGTCGGCCGAGGGTACCCGCCTCGACGTCCCGGAGATCCAGCTGTGA